In the Streptomyces fradiae ATCC 10745 = DSM 40063 genome, one interval contains:
- a CDS encoding DUF6480 family protein has product MTHHIDPPDPSGPDPDRTPAPEGGGQAPPGETPPAEGGMSGAGPRETHNPPKGWAKAPLALILVVVVLVAALFAVMAVLIAT; this is encoded by the coding sequence ATGACCCACCACATCGACCCGCCCGACCCGTCCGGCCCGGACCCCGACCGCACCCCCGCACCGGAGGGCGGCGGCCAGGCACCGCCCGGCGAGACACCGCCCGCCGAGGGCGGCATGTCGGGCGCCGGCCCCCGCGAGACCCACAACCCCCCGAAGGGCTGGGCGAAGGCGCCCCTGGCGCTGATCCTGGTCGTGGTGGTCCTCGTGGCCGCCCTCTTCGCCGTCATGGCGGTCCTCATCGCGACCTGA